The proteins below come from a single Mucilaginibacter mali genomic window:
- a CDS encoding PKD-like family lipoprotein has protein sequence MKNKHLTYICCLLAVVLGLLSACRKDLGNYQYHDINEGQISNINDSYSAFRGTALAISPTLKFTMDDGADTTKYTYAWYIIDQSVLPITKKTVAKSKNLNWSVNIASSTTAYTLLYEVTEVSTGAIFRKSSSLTVGTEIADGWLILNDIGGKGRLDFLNYLSASSTFKPYTDILTTFSTLTLTGAPKMVYYYYRRDPFSALTYKAIAVGTDQSTSVINTQDGTFTKFANISTMMSSYSPPPYYAQSIAAQASSNLAYLFDSNGALYYENATQRYAWGTRVNKTSAGVEFKISPYYAEAYKNSTTYALMFDTDNKRFMEHKSTNNSSSVPVPVSGNKVFSDNGIDAGNLKMDLLYMASTPAAGGRTYALFKNSASEVFLTIIQCDYSSFNPQTFEKITTAPDMINATQFAIDPTSGYIMYLVGSKIYRYNRADQTNAMVLDMGTKKVSLMKYQKLTYQTGTARYIEYASKLIVCTYDDASPNTSGQMNLYTVPGLNAALSLYQSYTGYGKIVSVSYRE, from the coding sequence ATGAAGAATAAACATTTAACCTATATATGCTGCCTGCTTGCAGTAGTGCTGGGCCTGTTATCTGCCTGCCGTAAAGATTTGGGTAACTATCAGTACCATGATATCAACGAAGGGCAGATCAGCAATATTAACGATAGCTACAGCGCGTTCCGCGGTACGGCGCTTGCCATTAGTCCAACCTTAAAATTTACCATGGACGATGGGGCCGACACCACTAAATACACATACGCCTGGTATATAATTGACCAAAGCGTGCTGCCGATAACTAAAAAAACGGTGGCTAAAAGTAAAAACCTTAACTGGTCGGTCAACATCGCTTCATCAACAACGGCATACACCCTGTTGTACGAAGTAACAGAAGTAAGCACCGGCGCTATATTCCGCAAAAGCAGTTCGCTTACGGTTGGTACCGAGATAGCGGATGGCTGGTTGATATTAAATGATATTGGCGGTAAGGGCAGGCTCGATTTCCTGAACTATCTATCAGCAAGCAGCACCTTTAAACCTTATACCGATATCCTTACCACGTTCAGCACCCTTACGCTGACCGGCGCGCCTAAAATGGTTTACTATTATTACCGCAGGGATCCGTTCTCGGCCTTAACCTATAAAGCCATAGCGGTTGGTACCGATCAAAGCACTTCTGTTATCAATACCCAGGATGGCACGTTCACCAAGTTTGCCAACATCTCTACTATGATGAGCTCGTACTCGCCGCCGCCATATTACGCGCAAAGCATCGCCGCGCAGGCAAGCTCTAACCTGGCCTATCTTTTTGACAGTAATGGCGCCCTGTATTACGAAAACGCCACGCAAAGGTATGCCTGGGGAACCAGGGTTAATAAAACAAGCGCCGGTGTCGAATTTAAAATTTCGCCCTACTACGCGGAAGCGTATAAGAATAGCACCACCTACGCCCTGATGTTCGATACAGACAATAAACGTTTTATGGAGCATAAAAGCACTAATAACTCATCGTCGGTACCGGTGCCGGTTTCGGGGAACAAAGTGTTTTCAGATAACGGTATCGATGCGGGTAACTTAAAAATGGACCTGCTGTATATGGCAAGCACCCCCGCTGCCGGCGGCCGTACCTACGCCTTGTTTAAAAACAGCGCCAGCGAGGTGTTCTTAACCATTATTCAATGCGACTATAGTTCGTTCAACCCGCAAACGTTTGAAAAGATCACAACCGCGCCCGATATGATCAACGCGACACAGTTTGCTATCGACCCAACTTCGGGGTATATCATGTACCTGGTAGGTTCAAAAATATACCGCTATAACCGCGCCGATCAAACCAATGCCATGGTATTGGATATGGGCACCAAAAAGGTATCGCTGATGAAATATCAGAAGCTAACCTACCAAACAGGAACAGCCAGGTATATAGAATATGCCAGCAAATTAATTGTATGCACTTACGATGATGCCAGCCCCAATACATCGGGCCAGATGAATTTATATACGGTGCCAGGCCTTAACGCCGCTTTAAGCCTGTATCAGTCGTATACCGGCTATGGCAAAATCGTATCCGTATCATACAGGGAATAA
- a CDS encoding TlpA family protein disulfide reductase, which yields MNFKKVFALAVAASLSISAFAQNAVKVSGRLEISKRPVKLFKIKEGKLAEIASSIPDNGKFGFLFFPEQEGFYVIGTGTDVNPADNYTFYFKSGDQLDLTLINKGYALNGTLNSKENMVLKQWHDLTDPLYQKAINFPGSMSTFVDYFPQQEEIVAKSKTFLITNKSGNAKFDREMKNLMEMDLINYATNFLNTPRTAHPSVEEYSDFYGTIKSKEIARTTGMVYNYPWGQRVLTSLIMVNMRQDRQSFGAGDSGLTNMLAYVPNDTLKGNIVLDNLGRYKSAEAYTATASKFDKYIITTSQKEKASALLSPLLTYKAGTEALQFTYPDKEGKQVSFASMKGKVVLVDVWATWCGPCRQELPFLKQLEKDLEGQPIQFVSISVDAEKDKDKWLKMIKDDQLGGTQLFAGVNNEFSKYYKINGIPRFLVFDKNGKIVDVDSARPSNAKLKELLVKEAAK from the coding sequence ATGAATTTCAAAAAAGTATTTGCACTTGCAGTAGCGGCATCGCTAAGCATAAGCGCCTTTGCCCAAAATGCAGTTAAAGTATCCGGACGGTTGGAGATATCGAAAAGGCCGGTAAAGCTATTTAAAATTAAAGAAGGCAAGCTTGCCGAAATTGCCAGTTCAATTCCCGATAATGGTAAATTTGGCTTCCTCTTTTTCCCCGAGCAGGAAGGCTTTTATGTAATTGGCACCGGGACTGACGTAAACCCGGCCGATAACTACACTTTTTATTTTAAAAGCGGCGACCAACTGGATCTCACCTTAATAAATAAGGGATACGCTTTAAACGGCACCCTTAATTCAAAGGAAAACATGGTGCTTAAACAATGGCACGACCTTACAGATCCCTTATACCAAAAGGCCATCAACTTCCCCGGCTCGATGAGCACCTTTGTCGATTACTTTCCGCAGCAGGAAGAAATTGTGGCCAAATCAAAAACCTTTTTGATCACCAACAAATCGGGCAATGCCAAATTCGACCGCGAGATGAAGAACCTGATGGAAATGGACCTGATCAACTACGCTACCAATTTCCTGAACACCCCACGTACAGCACACCCAAGCGTTGAAGAGTACAGTGATTTTTACGGCACTATTAAATCAAAAGAAATTGCACGCACCACGGGGATGGTTTACAATTATCCGTGGGGGCAACGCGTACTAACATCGTTAATTATGGTAAATATGCGCCAGGACCGTCAAAGCTTTGGTGCAGGCGATAGCGGCCTGACCAACATGCTGGCTTATGTGCCCAACGATACCCTGAAGGGCAACATCGTGTTAGATAACCTGGGCAGGTACAAAAGCGCCGAAGCTTATACTGCCACCGCCAGTAAATTTGACAAGTATATTATCACAACAAGCCAAAAAGAAAAGGCCAGCGCTTTACTGTCACCACTGTTAACCTACAAAGCAGGCACCGAAGCATTACAGTTTACCTACCCCGATAAAGAAGGCAAACAGGTATCATTTGCCAGCATGAAGGGTAAAGTAGTATTGGTAGATGTATGGGCAACCTGGTGCGGCCCCTGCCGCCAGGAACTGCCATTTTTAAAACAGCTTGAAAAAGACCTGGAAGGCCAGCCAATTCAGTTTGTAAGTATTTCTGTTGATGCAGAAAAAGATAAGGATAAATGGCTGAAGATGATAAAAGACGACCAACTGGGCGGTACACAGTTGTTTGCCGGCGTGAATAACGAGTTTTCAAAGTATTACAAGATCAATGGCATCCCGCGTTTTTTAGTATTTGATAAGAACGGAAAGATAGTAGATGTTGATTCTGCCCGTCCGTCAAATGCCAAACTAAAAGAGCTATTAGTAAAAGAAGCTGCCAAATAA